In Crinalium epipsammum PCC 9333, the following are encoded in one genomic region:
- the rplY gene encoding 50S ribosomal protein L25 translates to MPLTIECQKRPEGSKPRALRRSGLLPAVLYGHNGRESISLVMNSKQFGDLLKASSGKKPEVQLTIPELSWSGTTVLQEVQIHPWKKFPYHVSFFATKSETAETAETAETAETV, encoded by the coding sequence ATGCCACTTACAATTGAATGTCAAAAACGACCAGAAGGCAGCAAGCCTAGAGCGCTTCGTCGCAGTGGGTTACTTCCGGCTGTATTATATGGTCATAACGGTAGGGAATCTATTTCTCTGGTTATGAACAGTAAGCAATTTGGAGATTTGTTGAAAGCAAGTTCTGGTAAAAAACCAGAGGTTCAACTAACTATACCTGAGCTTTCTTGGAGTGGTACAACTGTTTTGCAAGAAGTTCAAATCCATCCTTGGAAAAAATTTCCTTACCACGTCAGCTTTTTTGCAACTAAGTCTGAAACTGCTGAAACTGCTGAAACTGCCGAAACTGCTGAAACTGTATAA
- a CDS encoding bifunctional aminoglycoside phosphotransferase/ATP-binding protein yields the protein MTDASLPALIQQMMQPGFYPHPVKEPIALIQTHVSYVLLTGDYVYKLKKQVNFGFLNYSTLELRQHFCHEEIRLNRRTARDLYLEVLPITQEGEQYQLDGTGEAVEYTLKMLQFPQESLLSNLFEQGQLQEKDIEELARIVAKFHAEAKTDEYISKFGEVPQVRAAFDENYQQSEKYIGIAQTQVQFDETQKFTDAFFAEKQDLLNIRITNNFIRECHGDLHLRNICRWQDQIVLFDCIEFNEPFRFADVMYDVAFAVMDLDARGRKDLGNVFLNTYIEQTGDWEGLQVLPLYLSRQAYVRAKVTSFLLDDPAIPQADKDAAAKTAAEYYKLAWEYTQPKQGRLVLMSGLSGAGKSTVARQVARLTEGVHIRSDAVRKHLGGIRLEEKGGSDLYTAEMTQKTYGRLLELGVKLASQGFTVILDAKYDRESLRKDAITLAQSQQVPLQIIYCTAPEEVLRDRLNKRTGDIADATADLLTSQQAATEAFNEEEKGYVRTLDTTTDWQGKLQQLLVG from the coding sequence ATGACTGATGCTTCTCTCCCCGCTTTAATTCAGCAGATGATGCAACCAGGGTTCTATCCTCACCCTGTTAAAGAACCAATTGCGCTGATTCAAACTCATGTTTCCTACGTGCTGCTAACTGGTGATTATGTTTATAAGCTTAAAAAACAAGTAAATTTCGGCTTTTTAAACTACTCTACTTTAGAGTTACGCCAGCATTTTTGCCATGAAGAAATTCGCCTAAATCGACGCACTGCACGGGATTTATATTTAGAAGTTTTACCAATCACTCAAGAAGGTGAGCAATATCAACTTGATGGCACAGGTGAAGCTGTAGAATATACCCTCAAAATGCTTCAGTTTCCTCAAGAGTCGCTGTTAAGTAATTTATTTGAACAGGGACAGCTTCAGGAAAAAGATATTGAGGAATTAGCGCGAATTGTTGCTAAATTTCATGCTGAAGCTAAGACAGATGAATACATCAGCAAGTTTGGTGAAGTTCCGCAAGTACGCGCTGCGTTTGACGAAAACTATCAGCAAAGTGAGAAATATATCGGTATTGCACAAACTCAAGTGCAATTTGATGAAACGCAAAAATTTACAGATGCTTTCTTTGCTGAAAAGCAAGATCTTTTAAATATCAGAATAACAAATAACTTTATTCGTGAATGTCACGGAGATTTACATCTGAGAAATATTTGTCGCTGGCAAGATCAGATTGTACTTTTTGATTGTATTGAATTTAATGAGCCATTTCGCTTTGCTGATGTCATGTATGATGTCGCTTTTGCTGTGATGGATTTGGATGCGCGGGGACGTAAAGATTTAGGTAATGTTTTTTTAAATACCTACATTGAGCAAACAGGCGATTGGGAAGGTTTGCAGGTGTTACCTTTATACTTAAGTCGTCAGGCTTATGTACGGGCAAAAGTAACTTCTTTCTTGTTAGATGATCCGGCTATTCCCCAAGCTGATAAAGATGCTGCTGCTAAGACGGCGGCTGAATATTACAAGTTAGCGTGGGAATATACTCAACCAAAACAAGGACGTTTGGTTTTAATGTCGGGACTATCTGGTGCTGGTAAAAGTACCGTAGCACGGCAGGTAGCTCGATTAACTGAGGGAGTTCACATTCGCTCAGATGCGGTACGGAAACATTTAGGCGGTATACGTTTAGAAGAGAAAGGTGGATCAGATCTTTATACTGCGGAAATGACGCAGAAGACTTACGGGCGGTTACTAGAATTGGGTGTTAAGCTGGCGAGTCAAGGTTTTACGGTGATTTTGGATGCGAAATACGATCGCGAATCCTTAAGAAAAGATGCTATTACCCTAGCCCAATCTCAACAAGTACCATTACAAATTATCTACTGTACTGCACCAGAGGAAGTATTGCGCGATCGCCTTAACAAACGTACAGGCGATATTGCTGATGCTACAGCCGATTTATTAACTTCACAGCAAGCGGCAACTGAAGCTTTCAACGAAGAGGAAAAAGGCTATGTTAGGACTTTAGATACTACAACAGATTGGCAGGGAAAATTACAACAGTTATTGGTTGGATAG
- a CDS encoding YdcF family protein, which produces MFLFLSKLIPLFLYPLGLACLLMLVTLVLMWKRSRWAAFPVVLALTALLLGSNGWVSNWLVRSLEVQNIPQTTLPVADAIVVLGGGTRPAVAPRPTVDLSEGGDRVFYGAQLYREGKAPWVISSGGRVEWRGGGSPESGDMGIILQTLGVPQSAILQDPNSLNTYENAVNVRAILNAYNLNKVLLVTSALHMPRSLAIFKRQKIDAIPAPTDFLVTQQEIQEPDSSNQAFILNLLPDVEKLEKSTKAIKEYIGIFIYRLRGWA; this is translated from the coding sequence ATGTTTTTATTTCTATCGAAATTAATACCCCTTTTTTTATATCCTTTGGGGTTAGCTTGTCTGCTGATGTTGGTAACTTTGGTGTTGATGTGGAAACGCTCTCGCTGGGCAGCCTTTCCGGTTGTTTTAGCATTAACAGCTTTGCTGTTAGGAAGTAACGGCTGGGTTTCTAATTGGTTAGTGCGATCGCTTGAAGTACAAAATATCCCCCAAACAACATTACCAGTAGCAGACGCAATTGTTGTTTTAGGCGGTGGTACTAGACCTGCTGTTGCACCGCGTCCGACAGTAGATTTAAGTGAAGGAGGCGATCGCGTTTTTTATGGGGCGCAGCTATACCGTGAAGGCAAAGCACCTTGGGTAATTTCTAGTGGTGGGCGGGTTGAATGGCGTGGCGGTGGATCGCCAGAATCAGGTGATATGGGCATAATTTTACAAACATTAGGGGTTCCTCAATCTGCGATTCTGCAAGATCCTAACTCACTCAATACTTACGAAAATGCTGTAAATGTGAGAGCTATCCTTAACGCTTATAATCTTAATAAGGTGTTATTGGTGACATCGGCTTTACATATGCCGCGATCGCTTGCTATCTTCAAACGTCAAAAAATTGATGCTATACCTGCACCCACTGACTTTTTAGTTACTCAGCAAGAAATTCAAGAACCAGACAGCAGCAACCAAGCTTTCATTCTCAATCTACTACCTGACGTTGAAAAGTTAGAAAAGTCAACAAAAGCGATCAAAGAATACATTGGTATATTTATTTATCGTCTGCGGGGTTGGGCATAA
- a CDS encoding EH signature domain-containing protein, with protein MVSKNAIASESTMNVRFRQLHLNPSQPPSYQPTELLKLSKGLKTNSYLKNLANIPRLFRTKFRSLTEILSDIQSNQIEQVSVLEWVYCLYHKNTWDAKNPDLRIASSQAIWKAANKNSWLLQKLLWRVVLYYSGQRETAIASSLVDTFPSNIKSNSLAIQIINIIKQPHAAKKLAQLCYTNLLLPQQLLEQSHLPTWIPVATEALNHVAEVFSDPSNINYKHTDWLLRCLNQMSADQQLLAVDSLLNKISPELGANLTQLVTWLEENYSPRVTNSRWNQLSLFAKSALRKWIGAVNYRDFANLIDQLLETLDQNSLDFKQLKSRRKFWADYSDRFQRLRILFPQNSVNILGSYLHGQDVSILIDDGSEPTEVCIFDFGDWFVIEFFRGWSSEIRLIANNPETEAILFGDNLSVKRLRCLGGKRHDHRYLWQFSCEEWLNQNQIPPNSGTKPYPNPTSQQLQDRNHQLIEWNRVIQKLEKEAQEYCF; from the coding sequence ATGGTTTCCAAAAACGCGATCGCCAGTGAGTCAACCATGAATGTTCGGTTTCGTCAACTACATCTTAATCCCTCACAACCTCCTAGTTATCAGCCAACAGAATTACTTAAACTATCTAAAGGTCTAAAAACTAATAGTTATTTAAAAAATCTTGCAAATATTCCGAGACTTTTCAGAACTAAATTTCGCTCTCTGACAGAAATTCTCTCAGATATTCAAAGCAATCAAATTGAGCAAGTAAGTGTATTAGAGTGGGTTTATTGTCTTTATCATAAAAATACTTGGGATGCTAAAAATCCAGATTTACGGATAGCTTCATCTCAAGCTATTTGGAAAGCAGCTAACAAAAATTCTTGGCTTTTACAAAAGTTACTTTGGCGTGTCGTACTTTATTATAGCGGTCAGCGAGAAACAGCAATTGCTTCTTCTTTAGTTGATACCTTCCCAAGCAATATTAAATCTAATAGTCTGGCTATCCAAATAATTAATATTATTAAACAGCCTCACGCAGCTAAAAAATTAGCTCAATTATGCTATACAAATTTACTGCTACCACAGCAACTTTTAGAACAATCTCATTTACCTACTTGGATACCCGTAGCTACAGAAGCATTGAATCATGTTGCTGAAGTGTTTTCTGATCCATCGAATATTAATTACAAGCATACAGATTGGTTGCTACGTTGCCTAAATCAAATGTCAGCAGATCAGCAGCTTTTAGCAGTGGACTCTTTACTTAATAAAATTTCGCCAGAATTAGGGGCAAATTTAACACAACTGGTAACGTGGCTAGAAGAAAATTATAGTCCTAGAGTCACAAATTCTCGCTGGAATCAGCTTTCTTTATTTGCTAAGTCAGCTTTGCGTAAGTGGATAGGGGCAGTTAACTATCGAGATTTTGCTAATTTAATTGATCAGTTGTTAGAAACACTTGATCAGAACAGCCTTGATTTTAAACAACTGAAATCACGCCGAAAATTTTGGGCTGATTATAGCGATCGCTTTCAGCGTCTCCGCATTCTTTTTCCTCAAAATTCAGTCAATATTTTAGGTAGCTATCTACATGGGCAAGATGTCAGTATTTTAATAGACGATGGCAGCGAACCCACAGAAGTTTGTATATTTGATTTTGGAGATTGGTTTGTGATCGAATTTTTTCGAGGGTGGAGTAGCGAAATTCGCCTAATAGCTAACAATCCTGAAACTGAGGCAATTCTTTTTGGAGATAATCTATCAGTTAAGCGTTTGCGTTGTCTGGGTGGTAAACGTCACGATCACAGATATCTCTGGCAATTTTCTTGTGAAGAGTGGCTGAATCAAAATCAAATTCCCCCTAACTCAGGAACAAAACCTTACCCTAATCCAACTTCCCAACAACTGCAAGATCGTAATCATCAACTGATAGAGTGGAATCGCGTAATTCAAAAACTTGAAAAAGAAGCACAGGAATATTGCTTCTAA
- a CDS encoding OmpA family protein, whose translation MSNFSQFDVEPEVEEQDDSSFLLSIGDLMSGLLMLFALLFIIVQMQLSERIQEVKRLETELAAYKKAIDELPIRILNAINGNVGGKGVFIVDPKTGDVSIAERLLFDEGSAELKPEGKKFLQEFIPVYSQVIFSNNKFDEQITRIVIEGHTSSEGSDKVNLELSLRRSLSVSDYIFSNQLNFKTKGQLRNKILAAGRGEIDANQKIDNPSDRKVVFRFQFKREDFSKWFPKTRSPVSQP comes from the coding sequence GTGAGTAATTTTTCTCAGTTCGATGTAGAACCAGAAGTTGAAGAACAAGACGACTCTAGCTTTTTATTATCAATTGGCGATTTAATGTCCGGCTTGCTGATGCTGTTTGCATTGTTATTTATCATTGTGCAGATGCAGCTTAGTGAGCGAATTCAAGAAGTAAAAAGACTAGAAACTGAATTAGCGGCATATAAAAAAGCTATTGATGAGTTGCCGATTAGAATCCTTAATGCTATTAATGGCAATGTAGGAGGAAAGGGAGTATTTATAGTTGATCCAAAAACGGGTGATGTTAGTATTGCGGAGCGTTTGTTATTTGATGAGGGAAGCGCGGAACTAAAACCGGAAGGAAAAAAGTTTTTGCAAGAATTTATCCCTGTTTATAGTCAGGTAATTTTTTCTAATAATAAATTTGATGAACAGATTACTAGAATTGTAATTGAAGGTCATACTAGCTCTGAAGGTTCAGATAAAGTTAATCTAGAATTGAGTTTACGACGATCCTTATCTGTTTCTGATTACATTTTTTCTAATCAGCTAAATTTTAAGACTAAAGGGCAATTGAGAAATAAGATATTAGCAGCAGGAAGAGGTGAGATTGATGCTAATCAAAAAATTGATAATCCAAGCGATCGCAAAGTAGTTTTCCGCTTTCAGTTTAAACGCGAAGATTTTAGTAAATGGTTTCCAAAAACGCGATCGCCAGTGAGTCAACCATGA
- a CDS encoding MotA/TolQ/ExbB proton channel family protein, which translates to MITNLIFIGLTLLIGLFFLGLEIKFTCDYKKYYSQESKDTQDTIKYLNDQLVNQEKIVNGVLELKKFPNWNWIKEHLEGNYRIQDGVFNAQIKDSRFVLKKYPAALTWSIPRSYFKFIPGILTAIGILGTFWGIQIGLQNINLNSTENFSQLLPSIQQLLDGMRTAFLTSLFGLGSASVFTLILAGSEWARTKTRNDLRKKLDKIAWLKTDADLESNQLTAEAIGKATGTQVRDKIAPLINPIKEELREIRAIQAAQNQLTPQEISQQVALAFAPLINPISEHLREIRSTQFAQKQLTSEAIGQQVALALAPGFTEIRNDLLAQRQTIEQQRQELLTTLIQELRTEVVEPVVLRLDESARLTREASQAVRELKDALGEITQSLAESIQTIQRFQENTLGQLQQFAVDLRQILSQFQTETQGVLQQVATEIQRAVSTSIEGLATQRQAFIASARQAATFFQGIQENLQEALKTQAQQQKEMLAGVESQTINILAEANQAFLTQSRTIETVGVQASSVMDTARTNLEATLNNIDENLQNTRNTVQQELENFRINYQSALVTFFNEQNNLLNDTLGQQRDGLAGVVADLQRVFVEEAEQRKELAAQVNDSMARINGTVQRVSELANVVGLSSSERLAQLIELSRTISGEAQRVERAYQNMGNQFNQALDNWNQQIITYLDQATNSQTTFFNQADNSMAKVCNGLNETANGLLDVSQYLVSAANEARMRK; encoded by the coding sequence TATTATTCTCAAGAAAGCAAAGATACCCAGGATACAATTAAATATTTAAACGATCAACTGGTTAATCAAGAAAAAATTGTTAATGGAGTATTAGAGTTAAAAAAATTTCCTAATTGGAATTGGATAAAAGAGCATCTAGAGGGCAATTATAGAATACAAGATGGAGTTTTTAACGCCCAGATAAAGGATAGCCGCTTTGTATTAAAAAAATATCCTGCTGCTCTTACTTGGTCAATACCGCGTAGTTACTTCAAATTTATACCTGGTATTCTCACAGCAATCGGAATTTTGGGAACATTTTGGGGTATCCAAATCGGGCTTCAAAATATTAATTTAAATAGTACAGAAAACTTTTCGCAGTTATTACCTTCTATCCAACAATTGCTGGATGGGATGAGAACTGCTTTTTTAACTTCTTTGTTTGGATTGGGTTCTGCTAGCGTCTTTACGCTAATCTTAGCTGGGTCTGAATGGGCTAGAACAAAAACTCGGAATGATTTAAGAAAAAAATTAGATAAAATTGCCTGGTTGAAAACTGATGCTGATTTAGAATCAAATCAATTAACTGCTGAAGCGATTGGGAAAGCTACGGGGACACAGGTACGGGATAAGATCGCTCCCTTAATTAACCCAATTAAAGAAGAGTTAAGAGAAATTAGAGCTATCCAAGCTGCTCAAAATCAACTTACCCCACAAGAGATAAGTCAACAAGTTGCATTAGCATTTGCTCCCTTAATTAACCCTATTTCGGAACATTTAAGAGAAATTAGATCTACCCAATTTGCTCAAAAGCAGCTTACCTCAGAAGCGATCGGTCAACAAGTTGCATTAGCTTTAGCGCCTGGATTTACAGAAATACGCAATGATTTATTAGCACAACGCCAAACTATTGAACAGCAAAGGCAAGAACTTTTAACCACATTAATTCAAGAGTTGCGAACAGAGGTAGTTGAACCTGTTGTTTTGCGGTTAGACGAGAGCGCAAGATTAACAAGGGAAGCTTCCCAAGCGGTGAGAGAACTCAAGGACGCATTAGGTGAAATCACTCAAAGTTTAGCCGAATCAATCCAAACAATTCAGAGGTTTCAAGAAAATACACTCGGTCAACTACAACAATTTGCAGTAGATTTACGACAAATTTTAAGCCAATTTCAAACAGAAACTCAAGGTGTTCTTCAACAAGTAGCTACAGAAATTCAACGAGCAGTATCTACCAGTATCGAGGGTTTAGCTACCCAACGGCAAGCTTTTATTGCTAGTGCTAGACAAGCAGCTACGTTTTTTCAAGGGATTCAAGAAAATTTGCAAGAAGCTTTAAAAACTCAAGCCCAACAACAAAAAGAAATGTTGGCGGGTGTTGAGTCGCAGACAATAAACATATTAGCTGAGGCTAATCAAGCGTTTTTAACTCAATCTCGAACAATTGAAACTGTTGGGGTACAAGCTTCAAGTGTAATGGATACAGCTAGAACAAATTTAGAGGCGACATTAAATAATATTGACGAAAATCTCCAAAACACTCGGAATACAGTACAGCAGGAGTTAGAAAATTTCAGGATTAATTATCAATCAGCTTTAGTAACATTTTTTAATGAACAAAATAATTTGCTGAATGATACTTTAGGGCAACAGCGTGATGGATTAGCCGGAGTTGTTGCAGATTTACAAAGAGTTTTCGTAGAAGAAGCGGAACAGCGTAAGGAGTTAGCCGCGCAAGTAAACGATAGCATGGCAAGAATTAATGGGACTGTTCAAAGAGTTAGTGAACTAGCTAATGTAGTAGGTTTAAGTTCTAGTGAACGTTTAGCACAGTTAATAGAATTATCTAGAACTATTAGCGGTGAGGCGCAGCGTGTAGAAAGAGCTTATCAAAATATGGGTAATCAATTTAATCAAGCTTTAGATAACTGGAATCAACAGATTATCACTTATTTAGACCAAGCTACGAACTCACAGACAACTTTCTTTAATCAGGCAGATAATAGCATGGCAAAAGTTTGTAACGGTTTAAATGAGACAGCTAATGGTTTATTGGATGTATCTCAGTATTTAGTATCGGCAGCTAATGAAGCCAGAATGAGGAAATAA